One segment of Alnus glutinosa chromosome 2, dhAlnGlut1.1, whole genome shotgun sequence DNA contains the following:
- the LOC133861261 gene encoding G-type lectin S-receptor-like serine/threonine-protein kinase At4g03230 isoform X1 produces the protein MISTRLSADCLVPSAFFLYIFLLCSSRLHCYARDILKPGERITDNGETLVSTGGRFALGFFTTTNKSFVGIWYNKWDQQAIVWVANRDNPVLKGTSTRGSFGIGEDGNFKVFDATGKEYWSTVLDDKSLSTNRITLSLKLMDSGNLQLLSRNDDQSVESLWESFKNPTDTFLPGMKMDKNLMLTSWKGYGDPGRGKFTFKQDPEEEGRYIISKKPVDYWKSRKGSNFVGSDPLRHAILCLLSNFSESVNYSMYNKSTKLPRDYSSTRLVMDYSGQLKYLTWELDHWSLIWFVPEDNCSVYNVCGNFGSCNINDRIRCKCLPGFKPSNPEKWNSEDFFGGCIRKSTSCGKSDTFLSLKMMKVSDPDSDFEGKNETECRNECLNDCQCKAYSYEAAKNRKQQRGESGDNSTSSAADVCRIWSKDVTGLQEEYANGGRNLSVRIAKSDIESTTRNCEPCGTNMIPYPLSTGPNCGDPMYFSFYCNYSIAQVSFKTPSGTYRVTSIDPSTRQFAIQVKHAAYDRNSSGILQLNESLPFNIVTADSGIHSSQVTDDQVEISWEPPQEPSCISSRDCKDWPNSTCNAGRDGKRRCLCTGNFIWDGSNFNCTKDGDFPQTSKGKMSLTLIVTIPLIVVFVLASAIVCICLWRRKKAKKQENIRSNERNRVLRTFDSERHLKDLMDSGEFKEEDEKGIDVPFFDLESILIATNSFSDANKLGEGGYGPVYKGTFSGSQEIAVKRLSSVSRQGFQEFKNEVVLIAKLQHRNLVRLRGYCIQGDEKILLYEYMPNKSLDSFIFDQKLSMCLEWEMRVNIILGIARGLLYLHHDSRLRIIHRDLKTSNILLDNEMNPKISDFGLARIVGGKETGANTNRVVGTYGYMSPEYALDGVFSVKSDVFSFGVVLLEIISGKKNTRFYESELAMSLISYAWKLWVENQALDFMDPALHEVCNAYQFVKCLNVGLLCVQEDPNDRPTMSNIVIMLNSETAIVPTPKQPAFVPWRGLSSRATSSSKPYTYTESTSSLEGR, from the exons atgatcagCACTAGATTGTCTGCAGATTGCTTGGTGCCTTCCGCCTTCTTTCTGTATATATTCTTGCTTTGTTCGTCTCGTCTACACTGCTATGCTAGAGATATTCTGAAGCCTGGCGAGCGGATTACTGACAATGGAGAAACTCTCGTCTCCACCGGAGGAAGGTTTGCATTGGGATTCTTTACTACTACCAACAAAAGTTTTGTCGGGATATGGTATAACAAGTGGGATCAACAAGCAATTGTATGGGTGGCCAACCGAGACAATCCAGTACTCAAGGGCACTTCCACCAGAGGTTCATTTGGAATTGGAGAAGATGGCAACTTCAAGGTGTTCGATGCCACCGGAAAAGAGTATTGGTCTACAGTTCTTGATGATAAATCCTTGTCTACAAATCGAATTACTCTGAGTCTGAAGCTCATGGATTCTGGAAACCTGCAATTATTAAGCAGAAATGATGATCAGTCGGTGGAGAGCCTGTGGGAGAGCTTCAAAAATCCGACGGATACATTTCTTCCAGGTATGAAGATGGATAAGAACCTGATGTTGACTTCATGGAAAGGTTATGGCGACCCGGGAAGAGGGAAATTCACGTTTAAGCAAGATCCAGAAGAAGAGGGCCGGTATATTATCTCAAAGAAACCGGTCGATTACTGGAAAAGTCGGAAGGGAAGCAATTTCGTGGGCTCAGATCCTCTGCGTCATGCAATACTCTGCTTGTTATCGAATTTCAGCGAGAGCGTCAATTATAGCATGTATAATAAGTCAACAAAACTGCCTCGCGATTATAGTTCCACAAGGTTGGTGATGGATTACAGTGGCCAATTAAAGTATCTGACGTGGGAGTTGGATCATTGGAGTTTGATATGGTTTGTGCCGGAAGACAACTGTAGCGTTTATAATGTCTGCGGGAACTTCGGCAGCTGCAATATTAACGATAGGATAAGATGCAAATGTTTGCCGGGGTTCAAGCCTAGTAACCCGGAGAAGTGGAATTCTGAAGATTTTTTTGGTGGGTGCATCAGAAAATCGACGTCATGTGGCAAGAGCGACACGTTCTTGAGCTTGAAGATGATGAAAGTGAGCGACCCAGATTCTGATTTCGAGGGAAAAAATGAAACAGAGTGTAGAAACGAGTGCCTCAACGACTGCCAGTGCAAAGCTTATTCATATGAGGCGGCGAAAAACAGAAAGCAACAAAGAGGTGAATCAGGTGATAACAGTACCTCTAGTGCGGCGGACGTCTGCCGGATTTGGAGTAAGGATGTAACTGGTCTGCAAGAGGAGTATGCAAACGGTGGTCGTAACCTCTCCGTCCGCATAGCCAAATCTGATATAG AATCGACAACAAGGAATTGTGAGCCTTGTGGCACAAACATGATTCCCTATCCGCTCAGCACTGGACCAAATTGTGGTGACCCCATGTACTTCAGTTTCTACTGCAACTATTCCATAGCCCAGGTTAGCTTCAAGACACCCAGTGGCACCTATCGAGTCACCAGTATCGATCCAAGTACACGACAATTTGCCATCCAAGTCAAACATGCAGCATATGATAGAAATTCAAGTGGAATTCTGCAGCTCAATGAGTCATTACCGTTTAATATTGTGACTGCTGATTCTGGAATCCATAGTTCTCAAGTTACAGATGATCAAGTAGAGATTAGTTGGGAGCCCCCGCAAGAGCCAAGTTGTATTTCATCCAGAGACTGCAAGGACTGGCCAAATTCAACTTGCAATGCCGGAAGAGATGGAAAGAGGAGGTGCCTTTGCACTGGAAACTTCATATGGGACGGctcaaattttaattgtactaaAG ATGGTGATTTTCCTCAGACTTCAAAAGGAAAGATGTCGTTGACTCTAATTGTTACGATACCTCTAATAGTAGTGTTTGTTCTGGCAAGTGCAATTGTTTGTATATGTTTGTGGAGAAGAAAGAAGGCCAAGAAACAAG AAAACATAAGAAGCAACGAAAGAAATCGAGTACTTCGCACATTTGACAGTGAAAGACATCTCAAAGACTTGATGGACTCGGGTGAGTTcaaggaagaagatgagaaagGCATAGATGTACCATTCTTTGATTTGGAAAGCATTCTAATAGCTACAAATAGCTTCTCGGATGCAAACAAGCTCGGCGAAGGAGGCTATGGGCCAGTTTACAAG GGCACATTTTCAGGTAGTCAAGAAATTGCAGTAAAGAGGCTCTCAAGTGTTTCAAGACAAGGCTTTCAGGAATTTAAAAACGAGGTAGTGTTAATTGCAAAACTTCAACATAGAAATCTTGTTAGACTTCGGGGATATTGCATACAAGGAGATGAAAAGATTTTACTCTATGAGTACATGCCCAACAAAAGCTTAGACTCATTTATATTTG ATCAAAAGCTAAGCATGTGTTTGGAATGGGAAATGCGCGTCAACATCATTTTGGGAATAGCTCGTGGGCTTCTTTATCTTCACCATGACTCCAGATTGAGGATCATCCATAGAGATCTGAAAACCAGCAACATTCTTTTGGACAATGAGATGAACCCCAAAATATCTGACTTTGGCTTGGCAAGGATTGTTGGAGGCAAAGAAACCGGGGCAAACACAAATAGAGTAGTTGGAACTTA TGGCTATATGTCTCCAGAGTATGCATTAGATGGAGTTTTCTCAGTTAAATCTGATGTTTTTAGCTTTGGTGTAGTTCTACTTGAGATTATAAGCGGAAAAAAGAATACAAGATTTTACGAGTCAGAACTAGCCATGAGCCTTATAAGTTAT GCATGGAAATTATGGGTTGAAAACCAAGCATTGGACTTTATGGACCCAGCTCTACACGAAGTTTGCAATGCATATCAGTTTGTGAAGTGCTTAAATGTTGGACTCTTATGCGTACAAGAAGACCCAAATGACCGTCCCACCATGTCAAACATTGTTATCATGCTTAACAGTGAAACTGCAATAGTTCCAACCCCAAAACAACCAGCATTTGTTCCATGGAGAGGCCTTTCTAGCAGAGCTACTTCTTCTAGTAAACCGTACACATATACAGAATCAACTAGTAGCTTAGAAGGAAGATGA
- the LOC133861261 gene encoding G-type lectin S-receptor-like serine/threonine-protein kinase At4g03230 isoform X2 encodes MISTRLSADCLVPSAFFLYIFLLCSSRLHCYARDILKPGERITDNGETLVSTGGRFALGFFTTTNKSFVGIWYNKWDQQAIVWVANRDNPVLKGTSTRGSFGIGEDGNFKVFDATGKEYWSTVLDDKSLSTNRITLSLKLMDSGNLQLLSRNDDQSVESLWESFKNPTDTFLPGMKMDKNLMLTSWKGYGDPGRGKFTFKQDPEEEGRYIISKKPVDYWKSRKGSNFVGSDPLRHAILCLLSNFSESVNYSMYNKSTKLPRDYSSTRLVMDYSGQLKYLTWELDHWSLIWFVPEDNCSVYNVCGNFGSCNINDRIRCKCLPGFKPSNPEKWNSEDFFGGCIRKSTSCGKSDTFLSLKMMKVSDPDSDFEGKNETECRNECLNDCQCKAYSYEAAKNRKQQRGESGDNSTSSAADVCRIWSKDVTGLQEEYANGGRNLSVRIAKSDIESTTRNCEPCGTNMIPYPLSTGPNCGDPMYFSFYCNYSIAQVSFKTPSGTYRVTSIDPSTRQFAIQVKHAAYDRNSSGILQLNESLPFNIVTADSGIHSSQVTDDQVEISWEPPQEPSCISSRDCKDWPNSTCNAGRDGKRRCLCTGNFIWDGSNFNCTKDGDFPQTSKGKMSLTLIVTIPLIVVFVLASAIVCICLWRRKKAKKQENIRSNERNRVLRTFDSERHLKDLMDSGEFKEEDEKGIDVPFFDLESILIATNSFSDANKLGEGGYGPVYKGTFSGSQEIAVKRLSSVSRQGFQEFKNEVVLIAKLQHRNLVRLRGYCIQGDEKILLYEYMPNKSLDSFIFDQKLSMCLEWEMRVNIILGIARGLLYLHHDSRLRIIHRDLKTSNILLDNEMNPKISDFGLARIVGGKETGANTNRVVGTYFGVVLLEIISGKKNTRFYESELAMSLISYAWKLWVENQALDFMDPALHEVCNAYQFVKCLNVGLLCVQEDPNDRPTMSNIVIMLNSETAIVPTPKQPAFVPWRGLSSRATSSSKPYTYTESTSSLEGR; translated from the exons atgatcagCACTAGATTGTCTGCAGATTGCTTGGTGCCTTCCGCCTTCTTTCTGTATATATTCTTGCTTTGTTCGTCTCGTCTACACTGCTATGCTAGAGATATTCTGAAGCCTGGCGAGCGGATTACTGACAATGGAGAAACTCTCGTCTCCACCGGAGGAAGGTTTGCATTGGGATTCTTTACTACTACCAACAAAAGTTTTGTCGGGATATGGTATAACAAGTGGGATCAACAAGCAATTGTATGGGTGGCCAACCGAGACAATCCAGTACTCAAGGGCACTTCCACCAGAGGTTCATTTGGAATTGGAGAAGATGGCAACTTCAAGGTGTTCGATGCCACCGGAAAAGAGTATTGGTCTACAGTTCTTGATGATAAATCCTTGTCTACAAATCGAATTACTCTGAGTCTGAAGCTCATGGATTCTGGAAACCTGCAATTATTAAGCAGAAATGATGATCAGTCGGTGGAGAGCCTGTGGGAGAGCTTCAAAAATCCGACGGATACATTTCTTCCAGGTATGAAGATGGATAAGAACCTGATGTTGACTTCATGGAAAGGTTATGGCGACCCGGGAAGAGGGAAATTCACGTTTAAGCAAGATCCAGAAGAAGAGGGCCGGTATATTATCTCAAAGAAACCGGTCGATTACTGGAAAAGTCGGAAGGGAAGCAATTTCGTGGGCTCAGATCCTCTGCGTCATGCAATACTCTGCTTGTTATCGAATTTCAGCGAGAGCGTCAATTATAGCATGTATAATAAGTCAACAAAACTGCCTCGCGATTATAGTTCCACAAGGTTGGTGATGGATTACAGTGGCCAATTAAAGTATCTGACGTGGGAGTTGGATCATTGGAGTTTGATATGGTTTGTGCCGGAAGACAACTGTAGCGTTTATAATGTCTGCGGGAACTTCGGCAGCTGCAATATTAACGATAGGATAAGATGCAAATGTTTGCCGGGGTTCAAGCCTAGTAACCCGGAGAAGTGGAATTCTGAAGATTTTTTTGGTGGGTGCATCAGAAAATCGACGTCATGTGGCAAGAGCGACACGTTCTTGAGCTTGAAGATGATGAAAGTGAGCGACCCAGATTCTGATTTCGAGGGAAAAAATGAAACAGAGTGTAGAAACGAGTGCCTCAACGACTGCCAGTGCAAAGCTTATTCATATGAGGCGGCGAAAAACAGAAAGCAACAAAGAGGTGAATCAGGTGATAACAGTACCTCTAGTGCGGCGGACGTCTGCCGGATTTGGAGTAAGGATGTAACTGGTCTGCAAGAGGAGTATGCAAACGGTGGTCGTAACCTCTCCGTCCGCATAGCCAAATCTGATATAG AATCGACAACAAGGAATTGTGAGCCTTGTGGCACAAACATGATTCCCTATCCGCTCAGCACTGGACCAAATTGTGGTGACCCCATGTACTTCAGTTTCTACTGCAACTATTCCATAGCCCAGGTTAGCTTCAAGACACCCAGTGGCACCTATCGAGTCACCAGTATCGATCCAAGTACACGACAATTTGCCATCCAAGTCAAACATGCAGCATATGATAGAAATTCAAGTGGAATTCTGCAGCTCAATGAGTCATTACCGTTTAATATTGTGACTGCTGATTCTGGAATCCATAGTTCTCAAGTTACAGATGATCAAGTAGAGATTAGTTGGGAGCCCCCGCAAGAGCCAAGTTGTATTTCATCCAGAGACTGCAAGGACTGGCCAAATTCAACTTGCAATGCCGGAAGAGATGGAAAGAGGAGGTGCCTTTGCACTGGAAACTTCATATGGGACGGctcaaattttaattgtactaaAG ATGGTGATTTTCCTCAGACTTCAAAAGGAAAGATGTCGTTGACTCTAATTGTTACGATACCTCTAATAGTAGTGTTTGTTCTGGCAAGTGCAATTGTTTGTATATGTTTGTGGAGAAGAAAGAAGGCCAAGAAACAAG AAAACATAAGAAGCAACGAAAGAAATCGAGTACTTCGCACATTTGACAGTGAAAGACATCTCAAAGACTTGATGGACTCGGGTGAGTTcaaggaagaagatgagaaagGCATAGATGTACCATTCTTTGATTTGGAAAGCATTCTAATAGCTACAAATAGCTTCTCGGATGCAAACAAGCTCGGCGAAGGAGGCTATGGGCCAGTTTACAAG GGCACATTTTCAGGTAGTCAAGAAATTGCAGTAAAGAGGCTCTCAAGTGTTTCAAGACAAGGCTTTCAGGAATTTAAAAACGAGGTAGTGTTAATTGCAAAACTTCAACATAGAAATCTTGTTAGACTTCGGGGATATTGCATACAAGGAGATGAAAAGATTTTACTCTATGAGTACATGCCCAACAAAAGCTTAGACTCATTTATATTTG ATCAAAAGCTAAGCATGTGTTTGGAATGGGAAATGCGCGTCAACATCATTTTGGGAATAGCTCGTGGGCTTCTTTATCTTCACCATGACTCCAGATTGAGGATCATCCATAGAGATCTGAAAACCAGCAACATTCTTTTGGACAATGAGATGAACCCCAAAATATCTGACTTTGGCTTGGCAAGGATTGTTGGAGGCAAAGAAACCGGGGCAAACACAAATAGAGTAGTTGGAACTTA CTTTGGTGTAGTTCTACTTGAGATTATAAGCGGAAAAAAGAATACAAGATTTTACGAGTCAGAACTAGCCATGAGCCTTATAAGTTAT GCATGGAAATTATGGGTTGAAAACCAAGCATTGGACTTTATGGACCCAGCTCTACACGAAGTTTGCAATGCATATCAGTTTGTGAAGTGCTTAAATGTTGGACTCTTATGCGTACAAGAAGACCCAAATGACCGTCCCACCATGTCAAACATTGTTATCATGCTTAACAGTGAAACTGCAATAGTTCCAACCCCAAAACAACCAGCATTTGTTCCATGGAGAGGCCTTTCTAGCAGAGCTACTTCTTCTAGTAAACCGTACACATATACAGAATCAACTAGTAGCTTAGAAGGAAGATGA
- the LOC133861261 gene encoding G-type lectin S-receptor-like serine/threonine-protein kinase At4g03230 isoform X4 encodes MISTRLSADCLVPSAFFLYIFLLCSSRLHCYARDILKPGERITDNGETLVSTGGRFALGFFTTTNKSFVGIWYNKWDQQAIVWVANRDNPVLKGTSTRGSFGIGEDGNFKVFDATGKEYWSTVLDDKSLSTNRITLSLKLMDSGNLQLLSRNDDQSVESLWESFKNPTDTFLPGMKMDKNLMLTSWKGYGDPGRGKFTFKQDPEEEGRYIISKKPVDYWKSRKGSNFVGSDPLRHAILCLLSNFSESVNYSMYNKSTKLPRDYSSTRLVMDYSGQLKYLTWELDHWSLIWFVPEDNCSVYNVCGNFGSCNINDRIRCKCLPGFKPSNPEKWNSEDFFGGCIRKSTSCGKSDTFLSLKMMKVSDPDSDFEGKNETECRNECLNDCQCKAYSYEAAKNRKQQRGESGDNSTSSAADVCRIWSKDVTGLQEEYANGGRNLSVRIAKSDIESTTRNCEPCGTNMIPYPLSTGPNCGDPMYFSFYCNYSIAQVSFKTPSGTYRVTSIDPSTRQFAIQVKHAAYDRNSSGILQLNESLPFNIVTADSGIHSSQVTDDQVEISWEPPQEPSCISSRDCKDWPNSTCNAGRDGKRRCLCTGNFIWDGSNFNCTKDGDFPQTSKGKMSLTLIVTIPLIVVFVLASAIVCICLWRRKKAKKQENIRSNERNRVLRTFDSERHLKDLMDSGEFKEEDEKGIDVPFFDLESILIATNSFSDANKLGEGGYGPVYKGTFSGSQEIAVKRLSSVSRQGFQEFKNEVVLIAKLQHRNLVRLRGYCIQGDEKILLYEYMPNKSLDSFIFDQKLSMCLEWEMRVNIILGIARGLLYLHHDSRLRIIHRDLKTSNILLDNEMNPKISDFGLARIVGGKETGANTNRVVGTYFGVVLLEIISGKKNTRFYESELAMSLISMEIMG; translated from the exons atgatcagCACTAGATTGTCTGCAGATTGCTTGGTGCCTTCCGCCTTCTTTCTGTATATATTCTTGCTTTGTTCGTCTCGTCTACACTGCTATGCTAGAGATATTCTGAAGCCTGGCGAGCGGATTACTGACAATGGAGAAACTCTCGTCTCCACCGGAGGAAGGTTTGCATTGGGATTCTTTACTACTACCAACAAAAGTTTTGTCGGGATATGGTATAACAAGTGGGATCAACAAGCAATTGTATGGGTGGCCAACCGAGACAATCCAGTACTCAAGGGCACTTCCACCAGAGGTTCATTTGGAATTGGAGAAGATGGCAACTTCAAGGTGTTCGATGCCACCGGAAAAGAGTATTGGTCTACAGTTCTTGATGATAAATCCTTGTCTACAAATCGAATTACTCTGAGTCTGAAGCTCATGGATTCTGGAAACCTGCAATTATTAAGCAGAAATGATGATCAGTCGGTGGAGAGCCTGTGGGAGAGCTTCAAAAATCCGACGGATACATTTCTTCCAGGTATGAAGATGGATAAGAACCTGATGTTGACTTCATGGAAAGGTTATGGCGACCCGGGAAGAGGGAAATTCACGTTTAAGCAAGATCCAGAAGAAGAGGGCCGGTATATTATCTCAAAGAAACCGGTCGATTACTGGAAAAGTCGGAAGGGAAGCAATTTCGTGGGCTCAGATCCTCTGCGTCATGCAATACTCTGCTTGTTATCGAATTTCAGCGAGAGCGTCAATTATAGCATGTATAATAAGTCAACAAAACTGCCTCGCGATTATAGTTCCACAAGGTTGGTGATGGATTACAGTGGCCAATTAAAGTATCTGACGTGGGAGTTGGATCATTGGAGTTTGATATGGTTTGTGCCGGAAGACAACTGTAGCGTTTATAATGTCTGCGGGAACTTCGGCAGCTGCAATATTAACGATAGGATAAGATGCAAATGTTTGCCGGGGTTCAAGCCTAGTAACCCGGAGAAGTGGAATTCTGAAGATTTTTTTGGTGGGTGCATCAGAAAATCGACGTCATGTGGCAAGAGCGACACGTTCTTGAGCTTGAAGATGATGAAAGTGAGCGACCCAGATTCTGATTTCGAGGGAAAAAATGAAACAGAGTGTAGAAACGAGTGCCTCAACGACTGCCAGTGCAAAGCTTATTCATATGAGGCGGCGAAAAACAGAAAGCAACAAAGAGGTGAATCAGGTGATAACAGTACCTCTAGTGCGGCGGACGTCTGCCGGATTTGGAGTAAGGATGTAACTGGTCTGCAAGAGGAGTATGCAAACGGTGGTCGTAACCTCTCCGTCCGCATAGCCAAATCTGATATAG AATCGACAACAAGGAATTGTGAGCCTTGTGGCACAAACATGATTCCCTATCCGCTCAGCACTGGACCAAATTGTGGTGACCCCATGTACTTCAGTTTCTACTGCAACTATTCCATAGCCCAGGTTAGCTTCAAGACACCCAGTGGCACCTATCGAGTCACCAGTATCGATCCAAGTACACGACAATTTGCCATCCAAGTCAAACATGCAGCATATGATAGAAATTCAAGTGGAATTCTGCAGCTCAATGAGTCATTACCGTTTAATATTGTGACTGCTGATTCTGGAATCCATAGTTCTCAAGTTACAGATGATCAAGTAGAGATTAGTTGGGAGCCCCCGCAAGAGCCAAGTTGTATTTCATCCAGAGACTGCAAGGACTGGCCAAATTCAACTTGCAATGCCGGAAGAGATGGAAAGAGGAGGTGCCTTTGCACTGGAAACTTCATATGGGACGGctcaaattttaattgtactaaAG ATGGTGATTTTCCTCAGACTTCAAAAGGAAAGATGTCGTTGACTCTAATTGTTACGATACCTCTAATAGTAGTGTTTGTTCTGGCAAGTGCAATTGTTTGTATATGTTTGTGGAGAAGAAAGAAGGCCAAGAAACAAG AAAACATAAGAAGCAACGAAAGAAATCGAGTACTTCGCACATTTGACAGTGAAAGACATCTCAAAGACTTGATGGACTCGGGTGAGTTcaaggaagaagatgagaaagGCATAGATGTACCATTCTTTGATTTGGAAAGCATTCTAATAGCTACAAATAGCTTCTCGGATGCAAACAAGCTCGGCGAAGGAGGCTATGGGCCAGTTTACAAG GGCACATTTTCAGGTAGTCAAGAAATTGCAGTAAAGAGGCTCTCAAGTGTTTCAAGACAAGGCTTTCAGGAATTTAAAAACGAGGTAGTGTTAATTGCAAAACTTCAACATAGAAATCTTGTTAGACTTCGGGGATATTGCATACAAGGAGATGAAAAGATTTTACTCTATGAGTACATGCCCAACAAAAGCTTAGACTCATTTATATTTG ATCAAAAGCTAAGCATGTGTTTGGAATGGGAAATGCGCGTCAACATCATTTTGGGAATAGCTCGTGGGCTTCTTTATCTTCACCATGACTCCAGATTGAGGATCATCCATAGAGATCTGAAAACCAGCAACATTCTTTTGGACAATGAGATGAACCCCAAAATATCTGACTTTGGCTTGGCAAGGATTGTTGGAGGCAAAGAAACCGGGGCAAACACAAATAGAGTAGTTGGAACTTA CTTTGGTGTAGTTCTACTTGAGATTATAAGCGGAAAAAAGAATACAAGATTTTACGAGTCAGAACTAGCCATGAGCCTTATAA GCATGGAAATTATGGGTTGA